A window of Candidatus Hydrogenedens sp. genomic DNA:
TTGCTATTTGTGGACCTGATATTCGTTGGGTAGGGAATGAGGATGGGTTGGCACCCGAAACCCTCTGGAATGTGCAAGAAAGAGAAGGTAAGAAAGTATGGTATCCCGCAGAATGTGATGTCCCTATTCGAAAGGGACAATGGTTCTTTCATACAGACGGGGAGAATAGATTGTTGTCATTAAATCAATTATTACGAATTTATTATTATTCTGTAGGAAGAGGTGCTGTTCTTTTATTGAATGTATCTCCTGACCGTTCCGGTCATCTACCGGAACCGGATGTGAAACGCCTTTTGGAGTGGCGTTCAGTCTTAGACGAAACTTTCAAAGTAAATCTTGCAGAGAAAGCAGATTGGGAAGCAAGTAATATCCGCGGTAATGCTCCGGAGTATGCTCCTGAAATGTGCTTAAAGGAAAACGATAATAAATATTGGGCTACAGATGACAATCATATAACGGAATATATTACATTAAAATTTACTTCCCCCATTGTTTTTGACCGTGTAGTTATAAAAGAGCAGATTTCCTTAGGACAAAGGGTAGAAGAACATTCGGTATGGGTCAAAAATAAGAAAGGAAAGTGGGAAAAGGTAAGTTCTGCAACTACTATTGGTTATAAAAGAATCCACTGTATTCCCGAACAAAAGACCAAAGAGATAAAAATTCAAATAGACAAAGCCCTTGCTTGCCCAACAATAGATTA
This region includes:
- a CDS encoding alpha-L-fucosidase, whose amino-acid sequence is MNLLLKMSFFTAIALTIVCVTNTHADCKKNSTCCSLSRVTPPEPLYPIPTPQQVKWQQLEMGMFCHFGINTFHNEEWTDGTKPADSFNPTDFNPQQWADVAKKVGMGYLIVTAKHHDGFVLYPTTHTDYCVRFSPWANGQGDVIKGVAEACNKAGVHFGFYLSPWDRHEPRYNDNKAYDEYFKSLLRELLTNYGPVFEVWFDGAGTKGHVYDWEGYYKLIKEIQPDALIAICGPDIRWVGNEDGLAPETLWNVQEREGKKVWYPAECDVPIRKGQWFFHTDGENRLLSLNQLLRIYYYSVGRGAVLLLNVSPDRSGHLPEPDVKRLLEWRSVLDETFKVNLAEKADWEASNIRGNAPEYAPEMCLKENDNKYWATDDNHITEYITLKFTSPIVFDRVVIKEQISLGQRVEEHSVWVKNKKGKWEKVSSATTIGYKRIHCIPEQKTKEIKIQIDKALACPTID